The Phoenix dactylifera cultivar Barhee BC4 chromosome 12, palm_55x_up_171113_PBpolish2nd_filt_p, whole genome shotgun sequence genome includes the window TATTCAACGCTAATGCATGCTCTTTGTAAGCATGACAGAGTAAGTGAAGCATTTGAGATATGTGAGAGAATGGAGAGAGAAGGTTGCCATCCTGATACGATATCCTTCAATATATTGATTTCTGGTCTTTGCAAACAAGGGCGAGTGGCAGAGGGGATGGAACTTCTAAAGACAATGAAACTAAAGGGGTGCTATCCAAATTCAGGAACTGAATCAAGCACTTATTTATGGCTTGCTTAGCACTAACAAATTTGTGCAGGCTAAACATTTTATGGACATGATGGTCTCTGAAGGGAGGAGGCCTAGTTTTTTGTCGTACAAGATGACTATTGATGGTCTTTGTAGTGAGAACCTTTTAAATGATGCTGTTGTAGTATTGAAACAAATGGTACAACAAGGATTTGTTCCTCGGATGGGTACTTGGAAAAGGATCCTTGAATGCATGTTCTAGAAGATTAATCATTGTTGTTCCCTCATTGTAATAATTTCTATTGCTGTCAGCTGATGGAACAAATTGATAGAATGGCCAACATAAAATTCATTGATCGCGTGAGCATATAAAAGCCTGTATTTTCTAATATGTTGATTTGCAAAATTTAAAGTATATTTAAAAgtgcattttaaaattttatcctaCTGAGTTTCTCTATTGTTGGTAGTACATTTTATAGTTTGACCTCTAGTTACAGGTGATATCTTTGGGATTTCCATCTGTGGTTTCCTCTAAATTGACACCATATGGCATTAATCTAGTAGGTTGTACTATTAAAGCAAGTCAGTTTTTTCCAGACTCCTTTTGCCTTATGTGCTGCCATTATTTGTTGTCTTTATATTTGGATGCTCCTGTTGCTTTGGTGAAAATGCATGGACGTCAACAACCTTATCGTCATATCTAAGCtgctttttctttcctcttcttgacCGTTGTGTTGCTTTCCTAGTGGATTGTTCCATCTAGAAATTATGTCCTGCATATCCTGGTTGCAAGTGTCATGAACTGTATGGTTAGTATTCGTCAAAGTCCGAGTTATGACTTTACCAAGTAAAATGGATGATGAAGTCGcttcccaattttttttttcttttctactgCAGTAATGTGTATCTTGTCCCTCTGGAAAAGTTTGCGCTCGGTTTAGATAtgttttttattaatattttaatactcCAACACTAGATTTGGCTATCTTTTTTCTAGTTTCTTATTGTTCTTCTGCTTTTGTTAGTATTcaccttctttctctttttgagCCATCATAAATTAATTATAGTAAGGATAAAGCAAGGGCTTGCAAGGGCGCCCCTTCCATGTGCAACCTTTTGGGTAAAGTTTGGCTTGGGCTGGGTTTCTCCTTTAGTAAGTGACATGCTGAACAAGCCATCAAGATGCTCCTCAGAATACCAGATTTTCGTTGTTGGCCTACAGTTAAGAATTTCAATTATGCGCTCAACATGCTTGTTTATACTCGGCAGTTTGAAGTTATCCATGAGGTATGCTTGAGTGCTCCCTGATTGGGAGTTGGCCTTGACACCTGCTGCTTTAACATTCTCATTAAGGGTTTGTATCAGTGTGATAAGTTGGATGTGCCTTTTTCTTGTTTCGTGAAATTCCAAAGCAGGGATGCTGGCCCAATGCTACAACTTATTCAACACTAAGGCATTCTTTTTGTAAGCATGATAGAGTGACTAAACTGAAGCATTTGAACTCTGTGAGAGGATGGAGAAAGAAGTTCACTATCCTGATACAATAACCTTCAATGTACTGATTTCTGGTTGTTGCAGACAAGGATGAGCAGCTGAGGGCATGGAATTTCTAAAGATAATGAAGCTAAAGGGGTACTATCCAAATTCAGGAACTAATCAAACACTTCTTTGTGGTTTGCTTGGCACTAATGAATTTGTGGAGGCTAAACATTTCATGGACATGATCTCTGAAGGCCTAGGTTTTCTGTCATACAAGCTGACCATTGATGGCCATTGTTGAGAACCTTTTAAATGACGATATTGGTATGGTACTGATGCAAGTGGTACAAGGATTTGTTCCTCAGGTGGGCACTTGGAATGGGATCCTTGCATGTTCTAGAAGATGGACTATTACTGTTCCCTCGTTCCATGACTTCTGTTGCTGTCAGCTGATGGGAGTGATTGATAGAATGGCCAATGAAAAGTTCATCTTGATCGGGCGACCACATTTTTTTATTTACCATATGTTGATTTGCCAAATTAAATGCATATCTAAAGATGCATTTTGCAATCTTTTTCTAATGATTTTCTCAATTGTTGGTTGTGCTCTTTATAATTTGAGCTCTGGTTACAGGTGATATCTTTGGATTTCCTATATCTGGTTTGCTCCAAATAAACACCATATTGCATTAATCTCGAAGGTTATGCTATAAAAGTAAGCCTGTTTTTCCCAGATCCTTTTGCCTTATGTGCTGCCATTATTTTCTGTCTATATATCCTttcatcctcccttctcctTGATTTATTAAGCTGGATAAGTTCCTCCTCCTTGCTTCACAGGAATGCACCCAACCAAGACCCAGTGTGCTTAATCTTTAGTGTTTTATTATTCAGTTACTATGTTTATAAAGGATGCAAACCTCTTTCCTTCTGTATGACATACTGATACATGTTTTCCTACTCACAAATGTGTCTTCGATATTTAGTGACCGATATTTCATAATTAAGATGAATGAAATGCTCTTAGCTTCCAACCAAATCCATGCAGGTCCTTTCTCGACCCAGTGTGGTAATCATCCAATGGTGTTAACTAGTTCTGATGTTCCTGTGGGAGTACTTGAAGATTCCCATGTAGTTGTAGATGGTGCAGTATGGTATACTAATCTAGGTAATCAAGTTTGGAGCTGCCTTTGATCATTGCGAAGACACTCGAAGTCGAGTCAACAGAATAAGTTTAGCAACTTTCAATAGCTCACGAAGCCTCTTATCTTGGGAATGTATCAAATGTATGATGAAGAGCCCGGTACCAAGATATCTTAAGTTGAAGTTGATTCAATGGGATTTGCCTCATCATGAATGTGGGGGGCAATCGAGGGAAATGCTGCTTTTGACGAAAGTGATTAGTTCAAGAAATGCATTCAATAGATGGTTATTGTTTTatcaaatataattttttggATTGAAGCATGCTAGAGAAGTTGAGCATGCAAAATAAAGACTTGTTTAGATGCGTGGACTAAAACTGGAATAAAATAATGCTTCAAGAGGaaaccaaaatttaaaaaaaatggtattttttaatttttttatttgactaattatagaaaaagggggaaaaatcaACTATAGCCAAAATTAGCTATTCTTCTTGTCTAGGAGTTTGACCCAATGTTGCAACCATAAATGGAAACTCGTCCATTCACACATATGATTTCATATCCATAATTATTGATGACAGCCaaaattttctgatttttttcttttgctggaGCACACGGATGTATTTTCTTTAGATTGGTTTAAATAGAATTTGGATTCATCCTAGAAAAAATTAGAATGCATATACTCACCTCCATATTGTGCAAATATTCctgatttttaaatttttgcatGAGTTTAAAAAGTTCTTATCAAAAAATAAGATCAAGCCAATGAACCATTAATGCAAAGTTTTTACAGTATAGATATCTTCTTAGTGGATACTTATCATCTTTGTAATACTCTAAAAGAAACTTTTAAACAGGGAAGCAATGGTTTCCTTTCAAGGAACAACTATTAtttccaaaataaacatataaGAGGAGGTAAGGTTACTTGACATtcacttattttttttctctttcttttttaataaaacaaTGGTCTACCCACCTCTTCATTTTATAGATCATTTTATGGAGATAAAAAtgatgaaaatgaaagaaaatccTCCCTTTGTACAGAAATAAAAAGAGGGGCTCAAAGAGCTACCGGACTACATAGCTCATAAAAGCATAGGTCCTGGACAAACGAAAGAACATATCCCCATCaacataaaaaggaagaaaggataGTATTACAACACCATGAGTCCGAATTAAACAAAACAGCACTGTTCTTCTAAAGAGAATGGGAGGCAAGTTATAAGCTGTGGCATCGAGCATGTGGGAAAATATGCTACATTCTCTTTGGACAAGCAATACAGTCATTAGGGAAGGTTCTAAACGTTAGGGTCAGGTGTTGGACCAGCTACAAGCATCTCTAAGATCAATGGAGGCGAGATAATGGGAGATTCAATGCATAAATGTAAGCTAGCATTGATTTAGTTCAAAATAAATCTTGGTTGGCATTATTAAGTTTGTTGTAGTTATGGAATGGATAGAGGCATCATCGAATTGTGCTCAATAGAATGAATTATCTCTCATCTAGTAATAAAATATCTGATGGTGCAAATgcaacttttcttttctttttttcttttattttttgagaattgcaaagttaagaaaatatataatgCAGTTTTGCTATATATGGTCTTAATATTCtttctagatttttttctttcaaacaaTTTCAACTTAATTTGGTAATGCATTATGTAAATTTCTTCCGACTCATGCCTTACCTGGCCGTACCTGTCTGATGCTTTTGGTTGGATCCTTTTGTAGAATGTGTATAAATTTTCTTCCCCTTCATGAATCAATATTTAGCTAATCTACATATATCTAGCGGTAAGTAAATTGTTCCAACTTAAAATTTTCTTTACTAGTCATCGTAATTGATCTATAATTTTTAAGCTTCTCTCTTGTATTATTTATCGATGCAGGTGTAATATACCTAGTTCCTACAGTTTATGATTGCTTCCACAATGTATAGATTTTTCACTGCTTGAGCACACTATATAGATTTAAAAGGAGCAGCACAAAGGATATCACCGAACCTGCACTCAGGAAGAGTAATGCTATATTTAGCATGATTCCTAAGTTATCCAATCATTTTtagttatattatttttttaaaaaaatattattttgaaacTAAAGGATACCCACCATATCTCATATAGGCTGGAATCGAGGCTCTCGTTAGACCAAAAACTAGAGCTTAGTACAATCGAGAGACAACGTAAGGGCCAATGCCCTGTATAACCGAACTCTAGTCCCTTGCCTAAAATGGCAGTATTTTACCATTCAATCAGAATTGGTACTTCAAATGTATCAAACATTTTGGGACTTCGAATGGGTACATGATAGCATTATCAAGCACAAATTTGCTATATTGCGCCCGGTGTTGGCATTAACTATTCACCTTTCCCAATGCCCAGGCTTGGCTTCCCTGAATTGAGTGAATTCCCTCCTAACGTCTCTCAGCATATCCATTCGCCTTTCCCAATGCCATCTGAACGGACGAGGTTTGATCTCCCACCCCGGCTAAGATTTATTGGAAAGCTCAATCTTCCCagtagctgaaaatgcccaaaggCCATAACTCACCTCTATATAAAGCCCACTCCATCGCACCACTTGACCCAAGCCATCACAACAGCGTTGTCTTGTCTTATAACCAAGTCCGGTTACACTGACAGCATTCGTGATGAAGACCAccaccctctcctccctcctcctcctctcctccctcctcctcctcctcctcctcccgagGGAGGCTGCCGCCGCCGTGAACTGTGCTGTTGTTGCTGCCAAGGCAGCACCATGCCTGAGCTTTGCGACAGGCAAGGTCCCGAGGCCTCCCGCGGCGTGCTGCGCCGGGCTGCAGCAGCTCGCACATCAGGCCGTCACGGTCGCCGACCGGAGGACCACTTGCCATTGCTTGGAGAACGGAGTGAAGAGATTCCCCGGGGTGCAAGACAGGTTCCTCAGCAAGATCCCCGCAGCTTGTAACATCAGAGTTGGCTTTCCAGTTTCCCGCAACACCAACTGTGACAGGTGAGTGCAAGAGCCAGGAGCTAGAGTTTGATGATTACTTTTAGCACAAAGTGCAACTTTCATATATATTCTAGTTCTTAGTAGAAAGTCCTTGGCAAGTGAAGACAACCATCCTTGATGGcttatttcatttttcttcCAACCTGTGCCAATAAACTTTATCATATGTGGCGAAGTTTATGATGCAAGAAAGAACCGCTAAGTTAACCCTCCGTTTGGGAGTTTTTcaggagaaaagaagagaaagaaaaactttaatgagaaggaaaaaaaaaaagaaatagaatacacttccctctcttcttgtttGGGAGTTttaggaggaagaaaaaaaaaaaaaagtactttcCTTCCTCTTATTTGAGAGTTTGGAGATAAAAGCAAAAAAAGCATACATTTTTAACACTTTTACTAAAATACCCTATAATATATTTATCCTTTTAATTTGGTACTTTTTTAATTTAAGAGCAAAATAggtattat containing:
- the LOC103720553 gene encoding non-specific lipid-transfer protein C, cotyledon-specific isoform-like, which gives rise to MKTTTLSSLLLLSSLLLLLLLPREAAAAVNCAVVAAKAAPCLSFATGKVPRPPAACCAGLQQLAHQAVTVADRRTTCHCLENGVKRFPGVQDRFLSKIPAACNIRVGFPVSRNTNCDRIK